The Mycolicibacterium boenickei genome has a segment encoding these proteins:
- a CDS encoding THUMP-like domain-containing protein, translating into MSGGVAFDLSHVAYLRSAAGTQALAEVAQRRLAGAGLVGDIAAVRTQFGDRAGILVETVQLRRRAAAKFDDPGRWLFTDEALQQATAAPVAAHRARRLAGARVHDATCSIGSELAALRDCTTQLLGSDLDPVRLAMAANNLDDGGPAVPLCRADALAPITRDTVVIIDPARRSGGRRRFDPRAYTPALDAVLDVYRERDLVVKCAPGIDFDELTKMGFAGEIEVTSVGGSVREACLWSPGLTEPGVHRRASMLDTREEISDAEPDDCPVAAAGRWIVDPDGAVVRAGLVRHYAARHGLWQLDPDIAYLSGDQLPAGVRGFEVLEQLQFQERRLKAALTARSVGALEILVRGVDVDPDALRARMRLRGTEHLAVVIARLGSGAASRAAAFICRPSR; encoded by the coding sequence CTGAGCGGTGGAGTAGCGTTCGACCTCTCACACGTCGCGTATCTGCGTTCGGCGGCGGGAACCCAGGCCCTGGCTGAGGTCGCCCAGCGCCGCCTTGCCGGAGCCGGCCTGGTCGGCGACATTGCCGCGGTCCGAACGCAATTCGGTGACCGGGCCGGAATCCTGGTGGAGACCGTACAGCTGCGGCGCCGGGCTGCGGCCAAGTTCGACGACCCGGGTCGGTGGCTGTTCACCGATGAGGCGCTGCAACAGGCCACGGCCGCACCGGTGGCTGCTCACCGCGCCCGCAGGCTGGCCGGTGCCCGGGTGCACGATGCCACCTGCTCGATCGGCAGTGAGCTTGCGGCACTGCGTGATTGCACAACGCAGCTGCTCGGCAGCGACCTCGATCCGGTGCGGCTGGCGATGGCCGCGAACAATCTCGATGACGGCGGCCCCGCCGTCCCGTTGTGCCGGGCCGACGCGCTCGCGCCGATCACCCGCGACACCGTGGTGATCATCGACCCGGCCCGGCGGTCCGGCGGCCGGCGTCGCTTCGACCCACGGGCCTACACCCCGGCTCTCGATGCCGTTCTCGACGTCTACCGCGAACGAGACCTCGTGGTGAAGTGCGCTCCGGGAATCGATTTCGACGAGCTCACCAAGATGGGGTTTGCCGGGGAGATCGAGGTGACCTCGGTCGGCGGCAGCGTGCGGGAAGCCTGCCTGTGGTCGCCCGGACTGACCGAACCCGGTGTGCACAGACGAGCCAGCATGCTCGACACCCGCGAGGAGATCAGCGACGCCGAACCCGACGACTGCCCCGTCGCCGCGGCCGGCCGCTGGATCGTCGACCCTGATGGGGCGGTGGTGCGGGCCGGATTGGTACGCCACTACGCGGCGCGGCACGGACTGTGGCAGCTCGACCCCGACATCGCCTACCTGTCCGGTGATCAGCTGCCCGCCGGGGTACGTGGTTTCGAGGTCCTCGAACAGCTGCAGTTCCAGGAGCGCCGCCTGAAGGCCGCGCTGACCGCTCGGTCGGTGGGGGCGCTGGAAATCCTGGTTCGCGGCGTGGACGTGGATCCCGATGCGCTGCGCGCGCGGATGCGTCTGCGCGGCACCGAGCACCTGGCGGTGGTGATCGCGCGGTTGGGGTCCGGGGCAGCCAGCCGGGCAGCGGCATTCATTTGTCGCCCTTCGCGATAA
- a CDS encoding class I SAM-dependent methyltransferase: protein MTDIKDSGADTEIAGMPTPNPHATAEQVEAAMHDSKLAQVLYHDWEAETYDEKWSISYDQRCIDYARGRFDAIVPESEQRDLPYDRALELGCGTGFFLLNLVQSGVARRGSVTDLSPGMVKVATRNGQSLGLDIDGRVADAEGIPYEDNTFDLVVGHAVLHHIPDVELSLREVVRVLRPGGRFVFAGEPTTVGNKYARELSTLTWHATTNLTKLPWLSGWRRPQAELDESSRAAALEAVVDLHTFDPADLERMATNAGAVEVRTASEEFTAAMLGWPVRTFEAAVPPGRLGWGWAKFAFSSWTTLSWVDSNVWRRVVPKGWFYNVMVTGVKPS from the coding sequence ATGACTGACATCAAGGATTCCGGCGCCGACACCGAGATTGCCGGTATGCCGACTCCTAACCCGCACGCCACGGCCGAGCAGGTCGAAGCCGCGATGCATGACAGCAAGCTCGCGCAGGTGCTCTACCACGACTGGGAAGCCGAGACCTACGACGAGAAGTGGTCGATCTCCTACGACCAGCGGTGTATCGACTATGCGCGCGGCCGGTTCGACGCGATCGTCCCCGAATCCGAGCAGCGCGACCTGCCGTACGACCGGGCCCTCGAGCTCGGCTGCGGCACCGGGTTCTTCCTGCTCAACCTCGTGCAGTCCGGGGTGGCGCGGCGCGGTTCGGTGACCGACCTGTCCCCGGGCATGGTCAAGGTCGCCACCCGCAACGGCCAGTCCCTCGGCCTGGACATCGACGGGCGGGTCGCCGACGCCGAGGGCATCCCGTACGAGGACAACACCTTCGATCTGGTCGTCGGGCACGCCGTGCTCCACCACATCCCGGATGTCGAACTCTCCCTGCGCGAGGTGGTCCGGGTGCTCAGGCCCGGCGGCCGGTTCGTCTTCGCCGGTGAGCCGACCACGGTCGGCAACAAGTACGCGCGCGAGCTGTCCACACTGACCTGGCACGCCACCACCAACCTGACCAAGCTGCCCTGGCTGAGTGGCTGGCGCCGGCCCCAGGCCGAACTCGACGAGTCCTCCCGCGCCGCGGCGCTGGAAGCCGTCGTCGACCTGCACACCTTCGACCCGGCCGACCTGGAGCGGATGGCCACCAACGCCGGCGCTGTCGAAGTACGCACCGCCAGTGAGGAATTCACCGCGGCGATGCTCGGCTGGCCGGTGCGCACCTTCGAGGCAGCGGTGCCGCCCGGGCGCCTGGGCTGGGGCTGGGCCAAGTTCGCGTTCAGCAGCTGGACCACCCTGAGCTGGGTCGACTCCAACGTGTGGCGTCGCGTGGTGCCCAAGGGCTGGTTCTACAACGTGATGGTCACGGGAGTAAAGCCCTCCTGA
- a CDS encoding enoyl-CoA hydratase has translation MNEFVSAVTGVTPEQDRVGTLMLSRPPTNALTRQMYREVVAAAHELGERTDISAVILYGGHEIFCAGDDVPELRTLNTGEAAAADAALRQCIEAVAAIPKPTVAAITGYALGSGLNLAMAADWRVSGDNVKFGATEILAGLAPRAGGGARLAEVIGASKAKELVFSGRFVGAEEALELGLIDQMVAPDHVYDEALAWARRFVDHPVDVLAAAKAAVDGVVDRP, from the coding sequence GTGAACGAGTTCGTCAGCGCGGTCACCGGGGTGACGCCTGAGCAGGACCGCGTCGGCACCCTGATGCTGTCGCGACCGCCCACCAACGCCCTGACCCGGCAGATGTACCGCGAGGTGGTCGCCGCCGCCCACGAGCTGGGCGAGCGCACCGACATCTCGGCAGTGATCCTCTACGGCGGTCATGAGATCTTCTGCGCCGGCGATGACGTCCCCGAGCTGCGCACGCTGAACACCGGCGAGGCCGCTGCCGCCGATGCCGCGCTGCGCCAGTGCATCGAGGCCGTGGCCGCCATTCCCAAGCCCACCGTGGCCGCGATCACCGGCTATGCGCTGGGCAGCGGCCTGAACCTGGCGATGGCCGCCGATTGGCGCGTCAGCGGCGACAACGTCAAATTCGGGGCGACCGAGATATTGGCCGGATTGGCACCCCGCGCAGGCGGGGGTGCGCGGCTGGCCGAGGTCATCGGGGCCAGCAAGGCCAAGGAATTGGTGTTCAGCGGCCGCTTCGTCGGTGCCGAGGAGGCGCTGGAGCTCGGGCTGATCGACCAGATGGTGGCGCCCGACCATGTCTACGACGAGGCGCTGGCCTGGGCGCGGCGGTTCGTGGACCATCCGGTGGACGTATTGGCCGCGGCGAAGGCCGCCGTCGACGGAGTGGTGGACCGGCCCTGA
- a CDS encoding NUDIX hydrolase encodes MLVRDAAESIEVFMMRRHAAMEFVAGVMVFPGGGVDDRDRNADIAWFGPEPEWWAARLGVDTGLAEALVCAAARETFEESGVLFAGPADNPDGIVSDASVYGEARAALANHSLSFADFLRDEKLVLRADLLRPWDNWITPKEERTRRYDTFFFVGALPEGQRADGENTETDRAFWSTPQAGLDDFEQGNSFLLPPTWTQLNSLAGRSVADVLASERKIVPIEPNLSLGEGSWQIEFFDSGRYNAARNHRAPLGRGPGSRESDQ; translated from the coding sequence ATGCTGGTCCGCGACGCCGCCGAATCGATCGAAGTCTTCATGATGCGCAGGCATGCGGCGATGGAGTTCGTGGCCGGGGTGATGGTGTTCCCGGGCGGGGGAGTCGACGACCGCGACCGCAATGCCGACATCGCCTGGTTCGGACCCGAACCCGAGTGGTGGGCCGCGCGGCTCGGCGTGGATACCGGGCTGGCCGAGGCGTTGGTGTGCGCAGCCGCCCGCGAGACCTTCGAGGAGTCCGGTGTGTTGTTCGCCGGACCGGCCGACAATCCGGACGGGATCGTGTCCGACGCCTCGGTCTACGGCGAAGCGCGCGCCGCCCTGGCCAACCACTCGCTGTCCTTCGCCGATTTCCTGCGCGACGAGAAACTGGTGCTGCGCGCCGACTTGCTGCGGCCGTGGGACAACTGGATCACGCCGAAAGAAGAACGGACCCGGCGCTACGACACCTTCTTCTTCGTCGGCGCACTGCCCGAGGGGCAGCGGGCCGACGGCGAGAACACCGAGACCGACCGCGCCTTCTGGAGTACCCCGCAGGCCGGGCTCGACGACTTCGAGCAGGGCAACTCGTTCCTGCTGCCACCTACCTGGACGCAGCTCAATTCGCTGGCAGGCCGCTCGGTCGCCGACGTGCTGGCCAGTGAACGCAAGATCGTCCCCATCGAACCCAACCTTTCGCTCGGCGAGGGCAGCTGGCAGATCGAATTCTTCGACAGCGGGCGCTACAACGCGGCGAGGAACCACCGGGCGCCTCTGGGGCGCGGGCCCGGGAGCAGGGAATCCGACCAGTGA
- a CDS encoding ABC transporter ATP-binding protein, with protein MASGERTDSTISDDEDGTDPDLLIDFARVSLRRGGNTLVGPITWTVELDERWVVIGPNGAGKTSLLRIAAATEHPSSGTAYVLGERLGRTDMSELRARVGLSSSALSQRIPDTEVVRDLVVSAGYAVLGRWREDYEDIDYAQAVDMLESVGAEHLAERTYGTLSEGERKRVLIARSLMTDPELLLLDEPAAGLDLGGREELVARLTDLAADPDAPAMVLVTHHVEEIPVGFSHALILSEGRAVASGLLTEVLTAENLSKAFGQSIALDVIDGRYFARRTRTRAAHRRRE; from the coding sequence GTGGCCTCAGGGGAACGCACCGACTCGACAATCAGCGATGACGAAGACGGAACCGACCCCGACCTGTTGATCGACTTCGCCAGGGTGAGCCTGCGGCGCGGCGGCAACACCCTGGTCGGGCCCATCACCTGGACCGTCGAACTGGACGAACGCTGGGTGGTGATCGGCCCCAACGGAGCCGGAAAGACCTCACTGCTTCGGATCGCCGCCGCCACCGAACACCCGTCGTCGGGCACGGCGTACGTGCTCGGTGAACGGTTGGGTCGCACCGACATGTCCGAGCTGCGGGCCCGGGTCGGCCTGAGCAGCTCGGCGCTGTCACAGCGGATCCCGGACACCGAGGTGGTGCGCGATCTGGTGGTGTCGGCCGGCTATGCCGTCCTGGGCCGCTGGCGCGAGGACTACGAGGACATCGACTACGCCCAGGCCGTCGACATGCTGGAGAGCGTCGGTGCCGAACACCTCGCGGAGCGCACCTACGGGACGCTGTCGGAAGGCGAACGCAAACGGGTGCTGATCGCCCGGTCGCTGATGACCGATCCAGAACTCCTGCTGCTCGACGAACCCGCGGCGGGCCTCGACCTCGGGGGCCGCGAAGAGTTGGTGGCCCGGTTGACCGATCTGGCGGCCGACCCCGATGCGCCGGCCATGGTGCTGGTCACCCATCATGTCGAGGAGATTCCGGTCGGTTTCAGCCACGCGCTGATCCTGTCGGAAGGCAGGGCGGTTGCGTCCGGTCTGCTGACCGAGGTGTTGACTGCTGAGAACCTGTCCAAGGCGTTCGGTCAGTCGATCGCGCTGGACGTGATCGACGGGCGTTACTTCGCCCGGCGAACCAGGACGCGAGCGGCGCACAGGAGGCGTGAATGA
- the yczE gene encoding membrane protein YczE, whose product MRTAFTRGALLLIGLCGYGASMAMMVRAGLGLDPWDVFHQGLTRHTPLSLGTASAVVGVVVLLAWIPLRNRPGIGTVANVIVIAVTVDATLAVLPAPSAMPVRIAMMLGAVVLNAISTVLYIGAGLGPGPRDGLMTGLVARTGWSVRLVRTAIEATVLAVGWLMGGTVGIGTVVYAFGIGPLVQLFLRLTPRSLLFHDFSGGRARADREPVTTMSEWPQGNAPTRQSAMTKTEPTPTC is encoded by the coding sequence ATGAGGACGGCGTTCACCCGCGGTGCCCTGCTTCTGATCGGCCTGTGCGGCTACGGCGCGTCGATGGCGATGATGGTGCGCGCCGGCCTGGGCCTCGACCCGTGGGACGTGTTCCACCAGGGGCTGACCCGGCATACACCGCTGTCGCTCGGCACGGCCTCGGCCGTCGTCGGCGTCGTCGTCCTACTGGCCTGGATCCCGCTGCGGAACCGGCCCGGGATCGGGACCGTCGCCAACGTCATCGTCATCGCGGTCACCGTCGACGCCACCCTTGCGGTGCTCCCCGCGCCGTCGGCGATGCCGGTGCGCATCGCGATGATGCTCGGCGCGGTCGTGCTCAACGCCATCAGCACGGTGCTCTACATCGGTGCAGGCCTTGGCCCCGGACCTCGCGACGGCCTGATGACCGGACTCGTCGCCCGTACCGGGTGGTCGGTGCGGCTGGTGCGCACCGCAATTGAGGCGACCGTACTGGCCGTCGGCTGGCTGATGGGTGGCACCGTCGGGATCGGCACGGTCGTCTACGCGTTCGGGATCGGGCCGCTCGTACAGCTGTTCCTGCGGCTGACCCCACGGTCATTGTTGTTCCACGATTTCAGCGGCGGGCGTGCCCGAGCGGATCGGGAACCGGTCACTACGATGAGCGAGTGGCCTCAGGGGAACGCACCGACTCGACAATCAGCGATGACGAAGACGGAACCGACCCCGACCTGTTGA
- the yczR gene encoding MocR-like transcription factor YczR yields MSTDMAARALDVDLLTRELGNWRTSSQSGPAYLGLADAIRLLIVDGRVPVGSRIPSERALAESLRVSRTTVTAAFAQLREDGYLHARRGARSVTALPAAGHIEPDATTPTVSLAAAALSAPGTAVLEAFADAARDIAPYLREPGHELMGVGPLRSAIAERYCRRGLPTDPSQIMVTSGAQHAIGLILASHTQPGDRVLVEQPTYHGALSAISTAGARAVPVALAEDGWELDAVQAALRQLAPSLAYLVPDSHNPTGFTMPAAERKRLGQIISDTRTRTIVDESIVDMWIDEAPPEPLAASVPRTDLVLTIGSMSKSFWGGLRVGWIRAERGTLATIAAIRPSVDLGTPILEQLAAAKLLAMRAEVLPERRETIRARREFLVALLARELPDWQPGHGRGGMSLWVKLPAPMSTALSAAAMRLGLDVPAGPRFGVDGTLERFIRLPYALPEAELEEAVQLLVRAWHSITGTLSAQPQTLVV; encoded by the coding sequence ATGTCGACGGATATGGCCGCACGAGCCCTCGATGTGGATCTTTTGACCCGCGAGTTGGGCAACTGGCGCACCTCCAGCCAAAGTGGCCCCGCCTATCTGGGCCTGGCTGACGCCATCCGGCTGCTGATCGTGGACGGCCGGGTCCCGGTGGGCTCACGAATCCCCAGCGAGCGGGCACTGGCCGAGTCGCTGCGGGTGTCGCGCACCACGGTCACCGCGGCCTTCGCCCAGTTGCGGGAGGACGGTTACCTGCACGCCCGGCGCGGCGCCCGCAGCGTCACCGCCCTGCCCGCGGCCGGCCACATCGAGCCCGATGCCACCACGCCGACGGTCAGCCTGGCCGCCGCCGCGCTCTCCGCGCCCGGCACCGCCGTGCTGGAGGCATTCGCCGACGCCGCCCGCGACATCGCACCGTATCTGCGGGAGCCCGGCCACGAACTGATGGGCGTCGGACCGCTGCGCTCCGCGATCGCCGAAAGATATTGCCGCAGAGGACTGCCCACCGATCCGAGCCAGATCATGGTGACCAGCGGAGCGCAGCACGCGATCGGGCTCATCCTGGCCAGCCACACCCAGCCCGGTGACCGGGTGCTCGTCGAGCAACCCACCTATCACGGTGCGCTGTCGGCCATCTCGACCGCGGGAGCCCGCGCGGTCCCGGTCGCGCTCGCCGAGGACGGCTGGGAACTCGACGCCGTGCAGGCCGCGTTGCGCCAGCTGGCACCGAGCCTGGCCTACCTGGTTCCCGACAGCCACAATCCGACCGGGTTCACCATGCCTGCCGCGGAACGAAAGCGGTTGGGGCAGATCATCTCCGACACCCGCACCCGCACCATCGTCGACGAGTCCATCGTCGACATGTGGATCGACGAGGCGCCGCCCGAGCCGCTGGCGGCATCGGTGCCGCGCACCGATCTGGTGCTGACCATCGGCTCGATGTCGAAATCGTTCTGGGGCGGTCTGCGCGTCGGCTGGATTCGCGCCGAGCGCGGCACCCTGGCCACCATCGCCGCGATCCGGCCTTCGGTGGACCTCGGTACCCCGATCCTCGAACAACTCGCCGCGGCGAAACTGCTGGCGATGCGCGCCGAGGTGCTTCCGGAACGGCGCGAGACCATCCGCGCGCGCCGCGAGTTCCTGGTGGCACTGCTGGCGCGCGAGCTTCCGGACTGGCAGCCCGGGCACGGCCGCGGCGGGATGTCATTGTGGGTGAAGTTGCCGGCGCCGATGAGCACCGCGTTGTCGGCGGCCGCGATGCGGCTGGGTCTGGATGTGCCCGCCGGTCCACGATTCGGCGTGGACGGCACGCTGGAGCGGTTCATCCGGCTGCCCTACGCGCTGCCCGAGGCTGAACTCGAAGAGGCCGTGCAACTGCTGGTGCGGGCCTGGCACAGCATCACCGGCACGCTCAGCGCGCAGCCGCAGACGCTGGTGGTCTAG
- the serB gene encoding phosphoserine phosphatase SerB yields the protein MIGAPRGRSSVLITVTGVDQPGVTSALFEVLARHQVELRNVEQVVVRGRLTLGVLVAAPAETVDGDALRSDVETAIHRLGLDVAIERSDDMPVMREPSTHTIVVLGRPITAESFSVVARAVASLGVNIDTIRGVSDYPVTGLELRVSVPAGAAYGQLQSALAQVAVDEGVDIALEDYSLARRAKRLIVFDVDSTLIQGEVIEMLAARAGMEAQVAAVTEAAMRGELDFAESLHRRVATLAGLPASVLDDVAEQVELTPGARTTIRTLRRLGFHCGVVSGGFRQVIEPLAHELMLDYVAANELEVVDGKLTGRVIGQVIDRPGKAKALRDFAQQVGVPMEQTVAVGDGANDIDMLAAAGLGVAFNAKPALREVADASLSHPYLDTVLFILGVTRGEIEAADAQDGVLRRVEIPED from the coding sequence ATGATCGGTGCTCCACGAGGGCGCTCGTCGGTACTGATCACCGTCACCGGAGTCGATCAGCCCGGTGTCACATCGGCGCTGTTCGAGGTGCTCGCCCGCCATCAGGTCGAACTACGCAACGTCGAACAGGTCGTGGTCCGCGGCCGGCTCACCTTGGGTGTGCTGGTCGCGGCGCCCGCCGAGACCGTCGACGGTGATGCGCTGCGCAGCGACGTCGAGACGGCGATCCACCGGCTCGGCCTGGACGTGGCGATCGAGCGCAGCGACGACATGCCCGTCATGCGTGAGCCGTCGACCCACACCATCGTGGTGCTGGGTCGCCCGATCACCGCCGAGTCGTTCAGCGTGGTGGCCCGCGCGGTCGCGAGCCTGGGCGTCAACATCGACACGATCCGTGGGGTGTCCGACTACCCGGTGACCGGCCTGGAACTGCGGGTGTCTGTGCCGGCCGGCGCCGCCTACGGCCAACTGCAGTCCGCGTTGGCCCAGGTGGCTGTGGACGAAGGCGTCGACATCGCACTCGAGGACTACAGCCTGGCCCGGCGGGCCAAGCGGCTGATCGTCTTCGACGTCGACTCCACCCTGATCCAAGGTGAGGTCATCGAGATGCTGGCCGCCCGGGCCGGCATGGAAGCCCAGGTGGCTGCGGTCACCGAAGCGGCGATGCGCGGCGAGCTGGATTTCGCCGAATCTCTGCACCGCCGGGTGGCGACGCTGGCCGGTCTGCCCGCCTCGGTGCTCGACGACGTGGCCGAGCAGGTGGAGCTGACCCCCGGTGCCCGGACCACCATCCGGACCCTGCGCCGGCTCGGTTTCCACTGCGGCGTGGTGTCCGGTGGCTTCCGCCAGGTCATCGAACCGCTGGCGCACGAACTCATGCTCGATTACGTCGCGGCCAACGAGCTCGAGGTCGTCGACGGCAAGCTGACCGGGCGGGTGATCGGCCAGGTGATCGACCGCCCCGGTAAAGCCAAGGCGCTGCGCGATTTCGCCCAGCAGGTCGGCGTGCCCATGGAACAGACCGTGGCGGTCGGCGACGGGGCCAACGACATCGACATGCTGGCGGCAGCCGGCCTCGGCGTCGCGTTCAACGCCAAGCCCGCCCTGCGTGAGGTCGCCGACGCGTCGCTGAGCCATCCGTACCTGGACACCGTGCTGTTCATCCTCGGCGTCACCCGCGGCGAGATCGAGGCCGCCGACGCCCAGGACGGCGTGCTGCGCCGCGTCGAGATTCCCGAGGACTGA
- the ctaD gene encoding aa3-type cytochrome oxidase subunit I produces the protein MVAEAPPIGELEARRPFPERMGPKGNLIYKLITTTDHKLIGIMYCVVCFAFFFIGGLMALFMRTELAMPGLQFLSNEQFNQLFTMHGTVMLLFYATPIVFGFANLVLPLQIGAPDVAFPRLNALSFWLFLFGALIALGGFITPGGAADFGWTAYSPLTDAIHSPGAGGDLWILGLAVGGLGTILGGVNMVTTVVCMRAPGMTMFRMPVFTWNILVTSILVLIAFPILTAALFGLAADRHLGAHIYDPANGGVLLWQHLFWFFGHPEVYIIALPFFGIVSEIFPVFSRKPIFGYTTLIYATISIAALSVAVWAHHMYATGAVLLPFFSFMTFLIAVPTGIKFFNWIGTMWKGQLTFETPMLFSVGFLITFLLGGLSGVLLASPPIDFHVTDSYFVIAHFHYVLFGTIVFATYAGIYFWFPKMTGRLLDERLGKLHFWLTFIGFHTTFLVQHWVGDEGMPRRYADYLPSDGFTTLNVVSTIGAFILGISTLPFVWNVFKSWRYGEPVMVDDPWGYGNSLEWATSCPPPRHNFTELPRIRSERPAFELHYPHMVERMRAEAHVGRAHHPELESADRSS, from the coding sequence TTGGTAGCCGAAGCGCCCCCAATCGGAGAACTCGAGGCACGTCGTCCTTTTCCGGAACGGATGGGCCCCAAGGGCAACCTGATCTACAAGCTCATCACGACGACCGATCACAAGCTGATCGGCATCATGTACTGCGTCGTCTGCTTCGCCTTCTTCTTCATCGGCGGTCTGATGGCACTGTTCATGCGTACCGAGTTGGCGATGCCCGGGTTGCAGTTCCTGAGCAATGAGCAGTTCAACCAGCTGTTCACCATGCACGGCACGGTGATGCTGCTGTTCTACGCCACCCCGATCGTGTTCGGGTTCGCCAACCTGGTGCTCCCGCTGCAGATCGGCGCGCCCGACGTCGCGTTCCCGCGACTGAACGCGCTGTCGTTCTGGCTGTTCCTGTTCGGCGCGCTGATCGCCCTTGGCGGCTTCATCACCCCCGGCGGCGCCGCCGACTTCGGCTGGACGGCCTACTCGCCGCTGACCGACGCCATCCACTCGCCGGGTGCCGGCGGTGACCTGTGGATCCTGGGCCTGGCCGTCGGTGGTCTCGGCACCATCCTCGGTGGCGTCAACATGGTCACCACCGTGGTCTGCATGCGTGCGCCCGGTATGACGATGTTCCGCATGCCGGTGTTCACCTGGAACATCCTGGTGACCTCGATCCTGGTGCTGATCGCATTCCCGATCCTGACCGCCGCGCTGTTCGGCCTGGCTGCCGACCGCCACCTGGGCGCGCACATCTATGACCCGGCCAACGGCGGTGTCCTGTTGTGGCAGCACCTGTTCTGGTTCTTCGGTCACCCCGAGGTGTACATCATCGCGCTGCCATTCTTTGGCATCGTGTCCGAGATCTTCCCGGTGTTCAGCCGCAAGCCGATCTTCGGTTACACCACGCTGATCTACGCGACCATCAGCATCGCGGCCCTGTCGGTCGCGGTGTGGGCGCACCACATGTACGCCACCGGCGCGGTGCTGCTGCCGTTCTTCTCCTTCATGACGTTCCTGATCGCCGTCCCGACGGGCATCAAGTTCTTCAACTGGATCGGAACGATGTGGAAGGGCCAGTTGACCTTCGAGACGCCGATGCTGTTCTCGGTCGGCTTCCTGATCACCTTCCTGCTGGGTGGCCTGTCCGGCGTGCTGCTGGCCAGCCCGCCGATCGACTTCCACGTCACCGACAGCTACTTCGTCATCGCGCACTTCCACTACGTGCTCTTCGGCACCATCGTGTTCGCCACCTACGCGGGCATCTACTTCTGGTTCCCGAAGATGACCGGACGTCTGCTCGACGAGCGCCTGGGCAAGCTGCACTTCTGGCTGACTTTCATCGGCTTCCACACCACCTTCCTGGTGCAGCACTGGGTGGGTGACGAGGGCATGCCGCGTCGCTACGCCGACTACCTGCCCAGCGACGGCTTCACCACGCTCAACGTGGTCTCCACGATCGGTGCGTTCATCCTGGGCATCTCGACGCTGCCGTTCGTGTGGAACGTGTTCAAGAGCTGGCGTTACGGCGAGCCGGTCATGGTCGATGACCCGTGGGGTTACGGCAACTCGCTGGAGTGGGCGACCTCGTGCCCGCCGCCGCGGCACAACTTCACCGAGCTGCCCCGGATCCGTTCGGAGCGCCCGGCGTTCGAGCTGCACTACCCGCACATGGTCGAGCGGATGCGCGCCGAGGCCCACGTGGGCCGCGCGCATCACCCAGAGCTCGAGTCTGCGGACCGCTCCAGCTGA
- a CDS encoding iron-siderophore ABC transporter substrate-binding protein: MLTNRPRAAVAVIAAAATLASGCGSAEQTQQAQTSMTTSVTKIADAGVLGNQRRPDESCAAEPAAADQSARQVRNARAEGSDIPESTEVRGDPQRIVALSGDQLDALCALGLQSRIVAAALPDGASEQPSYLGAVVHGVAPAGSRTTPDLDAVKAANPELILGSATITPSSFGALSAIAPTVFTGAPGAGWRDTLRAVGEATGRGDAAADLIAKFDDAARDTGAQNDAAHFQASVVQLTENTVRVYGADTFPGSVLATVGLDRPAAQRFTDKPYDELSTTDADYRIADADIVYVSFASAAARDKAPKILESPAWRALSATKDNRVFVVNNEVWQTGQNIVAARGILDDLRWVNAPIN, translated from the coding sequence GTGCTGACCAACCGACCCCGCGCCGCAGTCGCGGTGATCGCCGCGGCCGCGACACTCGCCAGTGGATGCGGCTCCGCCGAGCAGACGCAGCAGGCGCAGACGTCGATGACCACCAGCGTCACCAAGATCGCCGACGCAGGCGTGCTGGGTAATCAGCGCCGCCCCGACGAATCGTGCGCCGCCGAACCGGCCGCCGCCGATCAGTCGGCGCGCCAGGTCCGCAATGCCAGGGCCGAAGGCTCCGATATCCCCGAGTCCACCGAGGTGCGCGGGGACCCGCAGCGCATCGTGGCACTGTCCGGTGACCAACTGGATGCGTTGTGCGCGCTGGGACTGCAGTCCCGCATCGTCGCGGCCGCGCTCCCGGACGGCGCGTCGGAGCAGCCGTCCTATCTGGGCGCCGTCGTGCACGGGGTCGCCCCCGCCGGTTCGCGGACGACGCCGGACCTCGACGCCGTCAAGGCGGCCAACCCGGAGCTGATCCTGGGTTCGGCCACCATCACGCCGTCCTCCTTCGGCGCGTTGTCGGCGATCGCCCCGACCGTGTTCACCGGAGCGCCGGGCGCCGGGTGGCGCGACACGCTGCGCGCGGTGGGTGAGGCGACCGGGCGCGGCGATGCCGCGGCCGATCTGATCGCGAAGTTCGACGACGCCGCCCGCGACACCGGCGCGCAGAACGACGCCGCGCACTTCCAGGCTTCGGTGGTGCAGCTGACCGAGAACACCGTCCGGGTGTACGGCGCCGACACCTTCCCCGGCAGCGTGCTGGCCACGGTGGGCTTGGATCGCCCTGCCGCGCAACGGTTTACCGACAAGCCCTACGACGAGCTCAGCACCACCGACGCCGATTACCGGATCGCCGACGCAGACATCGTCTACGTCTCGTTCGCGTCGGCGGCGGCCAGGGACAAGGCACCCAAGATCCTGGAGAGCCCCGCCTGGCGGGCCCTGTCGGCGACCAAGGACAACCGGGTGTTCGTGGTGAACAACGAGGTCTGGCAGACCGGGCAGAACATCGTGGCCGCCCGCGGCATCCTCGACGACCTGCGTTGGGTGAACGCCCCGATCAACTGA